Proteins encoded together in one Pseudomonas sp. ADAK13 window:
- a CDS encoding phospholipase D-like domain-containing protein — translation MSGAVFPWRSANRFELMIDGPSFFPRMLEGIAQAEQQVALELYLVEAGACAEAMVQALVAAAERGVRVRCLFDDYGSLAFTLGLRRRLVEAGVDLRFYNRLSWRRWMRNLYRDHRKLLLIDQTIAVVGGTGVTDEFWTPGEDAADWHEVMVQICGPLVLDWQALFDRQWLANDDRRAWKPATHFGLPRLPKVPATGPGLGRVAYADARQHRDILQSLIRALNSGHRRIWLATPYFLPTWSVRRALRRAAGRGVDVRLLLTGPRTDHPSVRYAGHRYYPRLLKSGVQIFEYQPCFLHLKMVLVDDWVSIGSCNFDHWNLRFNLEANLEALDPELTLAVAGSFERDFAQSQAVSLEAWQSRPLWRRVKQRVWGWIDRLVVNLLDRRG, via the coding sequence ATGAGCGGCGCAGTGTTCCCGTGGCGCAGCGCCAACCGATTCGAGTTGATGATCGACGGTCCGAGTTTCTTTCCGCGCATGCTGGAAGGCATCGCCCAGGCCGAGCAACAGGTTGCGCTGGAGCTGTATCTGGTGGAAGCGGGGGCGTGTGCCGAGGCGATGGTTCAGGCGCTGGTCGCTGCCGCTGAGCGGGGCGTGCGGGTGCGTTGCCTGTTCGATGACTACGGCAGCCTGGCCTTTACCCTGGGCCTGCGTCGGCGGTTGGTCGAGGCCGGGGTGGACCTGCGTTTCTACAACCGCCTGAGCTGGCGCCGCTGGATGCGCAACCTCTATCGGGACCACCGCAAGCTGTTGCTGATCGACCAGACCATCGCCGTGGTCGGCGGCACGGGTGTGACGGATGAATTCTGGACGCCCGGGGAAGACGCCGCCGACTGGCACGAAGTGATGGTGCAAATCTGCGGCCCGCTGGTGCTGGATTGGCAGGCGTTGTTTGATCGCCAATGGCTGGCCAATGATGATCGTCGGGCGTGGAAACCAGCCACGCATTTTGGCCTGCCACGCTTGCCCAAGGTGCCGGCCACCGGGCCGGGGTTGGGGCGTGTGGCCTACGCCGACGCCCGCCAGCACCGAGATATTTTGCAATCGCTGATCCGCGCGCTGAACAGCGGCCACCGGCGTATCTGGCTGGCCACGCCGTATTTCCTGCCGACCTGGAGCGTTCGCCGGGCCCTGCGCCGGGCGGCGGGGCGCGGGGTGGATGTGCGCTTGCTGCTGACCGGGCCGCGCACCGATCACCCGTCGGTGCGGTATGCCGGGCACCGTTACTACCCGCGCCTGCTCAAGTCGGGGGTGCAGATTTTCGAGTATCAGCCGTGCTTCCTGCACCTGAAAATGGTGCTGGTGGACGATTGGGTGAGCATCGGCTCGTGCAACTTCGACCACTGGAATTTGCGCTTCAACCTGGAGGCAAATCTGGAAGCGTTGGACCCGGAGCTGACGCTGGCGGTGGCGGGGAGTTTCGAGCGGGACTTTGCCCAAAGCCAGGCGGTGAGCCTGGAGGCGTGGCAATCGCGGCCCTTGTGGCGGCGGGTGAAACAGCGGGTGTGGGGGTGGATTGACCGGTTGGTGGTTAACCTGCTGGACCGCCGCGGCTAA
- the bglX gene encoding beta-glucosidase BglX — MKKLCLLGLVVSLATHSVFAETKPAVLKDKDAFVSDLLKQMTLDEKIGQLRLISIGPEMPRELIRKEIAAGRIGGTFNSITRPENRPMQDAAMRSRLKIPMFFAYDVIHGHRTIFPISLALASSWDMDAIGRSGRIAAQEAAADSLDITFAPMVDISRDPRWGRTSEGFGEDTYLTSRIAEVMVKAFQGSSPAKADSIMASVKHFALYGAVEGGRDYNVVDMSPVKMYQDYLPPYHAAIKAGAGGVMVALNSINGVPATANTWLMNDLLRKDWGFKGLAVSDHGAIFELIKHGVAKDGREAAKLAIKAGIDMSMNDSLYGKELPGLLKSGEIEQSDIDNAVREVLGAKYDMGLFADPYLRIGKAEDDPADTYAESRLHRSDARDVARRSLVLLKNQNNTLPLKKTATIALVGPLAKAPIDMMGSWAAAGKPAQSVTLLDGLNAVIGEKGKVIYARGANITNDKKVVDYLNFLNFDAPEVVDDTRSSQAMIDEAVKAAKDADVVVAAVGESRGMSHESSSRTDLNIPQSQRDLIKALKATGKPLVLVLMNGRPLSIVDENEQADAILETWFAGTEGGNAIADVLFGDYNPSGKLPITFPRSVGQIPTYYNHLSIGRPFTPGKPGNYTSQYFDDTTGPLFPFGYGLSYTSFSLSDMALSSTTLNKTGKLDATVVVKNTGKVDGETVVQLYIQDVAGSMIRPVKELKNFQKIMLKAGEERAVHFTITEEDLKFYNTQLKFAAEPGEFNVQIGLDSQDVKQQSFELL; from the coding sequence ATGAAGAAGCTGTGTTTGCTGGGCCTTGTTGTCAGTTTGGCCACTCACTCCGTATTTGCCGAAACAAAGCCCGCAGTACTCAAGGACAAAGACGCCTTCGTCAGCGATCTGCTCAAGCAGATGACCCTCGATGAAAAGATCGGCCAATTGCGCCTGATCAGCATCGGCCCCGAAATGCCCCGCGAGCTGATCCGCAAGGAAATCGCCGCCGGTCGCATCGGCGGTACCTTCAACTCCATCACCCGCCCGGAAAACCGTCCGATGCAGGACGCGGCCATGCGCAGCCGGCTGAAGATCCCGATGTTCTTCGCCTATGACGTGATCCACGGCCACCGCACGATTTTCCCGATCAGCCTGGCCCTGGCCTCCAGCTGGGACATGGACGCCATTGGCCGCTCCGGGCGCATCGCTGCCCAGGAAGCCGCCGCCGACAGCCTCGACATCACCTTTGCACCGATGGTCGACATCTCCCGCGACCCGCGCTGGGGCCGTACCTCCGAAGGGTTTGGCGAAGACACCTACCTGACTTCGCGCATTGCCGAGGTGATGGTCAAGGCCTTCCAGGGCAGCAGCCCCGCCAAGGCCGACAGCATCATGGCCAGCGTCAAGCACTTCGCCCTGTATGGCGCGGTGGAAGGTGGTCGCGACTACAACGTCGTCGACATGAGCCCGGTCAAGATGTACCAGGACTACCTGCCGCCCTACCACGCCGCGATCAAGGCCGGTGCCGGCGGCGTGATGGTTGCGCTGAACTCGATCAACGGCGTGCCTGCCACGGCCAACACCTGGCTGATGAACGATCTGCTGCGCAAGGACTGGGGCTTCAAGGGCCTGGCCGTCAGCGACCATGGCGCGATCTTCGAGCTGATCAAGCACGGCGTGGCCAAGGACGGGCGTGAAGCCGCCAAGCTGGCGATCAAGGCCGGCATCGACATGAGCATGAACGACTCGCTCTACGGCAAGGAGTTGCCCGGCCTGCTGAAATCCGGCGAGATCGAACAGAGCGACATCGACAACGCCGTGCGCGAAGTGCTCGGCGCCAAGTACGACATGGGCCTGTTCGCCGACCCGTACCTGCGCATCGGCAAGGCCGAGGATGACCCGGCCGACACTTACGCCGAAAGCCGCCTGCACCGCAGCGATGCCCGTGACGTAGCGCGCCGCAGCCTGGTGTTGCTGAAAAACCAGAACAACACCCTGCCACTGAAAAAGACCGCGACCATCGCCCTGGTCGGCCCGCTGGCCAAGGCGCCGATCGACATGATGGGCAGTTGGGCCGCTGCCGGCAAACCCGCGCAATCGGTGACCCTGCTGGACGGCCTGAACGCCGTGATCGGTGAAAAAGGCAAAGTGATCTACGCCCGTGGCGCCAACATCACCAACGACAAGAAAGTGGTCGATTACCTCAACTTCCTGAACTTCGATGCCCCGGAAGTGGTGGATGACACGCGCTCGTCACAGGCGATGATCGATGAAGCGGTGAAAGCCGCCAAAGACGCCGACGTGGTCGTGGCGGCCGTGGGCGAGTCCCGTGGCATGTCCCACGAATCATCGAGCCGTACCGACCTGAACATCCCGCAAAGCCAGCGTGACCTGATCAAGGCGCTGAAAGCCACCGGCAAACCGCTGGTGCTGGTCTTGATGAACGGTCGTCCGCTGTCGATTGTCGACGAGAACGAACAGGCTGACGCGATCCTCGAAACCTGGTTCGCCGGTACCGAAGGCGGCAACGCAATCGCAGACGTGCTGTTCGGCGACTACAACCCGTCGGGCAAGCTGCCCATCACATTCCCGCGTTCGGTGGGGCAGATTCCGACCTACTACAACCACCTGAGCATTGGCCGGCCGTTCACCCCCGGCAAGCCGGGCAACTACACCTCACAGTACTTCGATGACACCACCGGGCCGTTGTTTCCGTTTGGTTATGGCCTGAGCTACACCAGCTTCAGCCTGTCGGACATGGCGCTGTCGTCCACCACCCTGAACAAGACCGGCAAGCTCGACGCCACCGTCGTGGTGAAAAACACCGGCAAGGTCGATGGCGAGACCGTGGTGCAGCTGTACATCCAGGACGTGGCCGGCTCGATGATCCGACCGGTGAAGGAATTGAAGAACTTCCAGAAGATCATGCTCAAGGCGGGCGAAGAGCGTGCCGTGCACTTCACCATCACCGAGGAAGACTTGAAGTTCTACAACACCCAGCTGAAATTCGCGGCTGAGCCGGGCGAGTTCAATGTGCAGATTGGGTTGGATTCCCAGGATGTGAAGCAGCAGAGCTTCGAACTGCTTTGA
- a CDS encoding LemA family protein, giving the protein MQAAQGYRWGWKAVALILVSTVLSGCGINKIPTLDEQAKAAWAQVQNQYQRRADLIPNLVEVVKGYAAHEQDTLTAVIEARAKATSIQVDASTLDNPEKLKQFQQAQDGLSGALSRLMVVSERYPDLKANQNFLALQSQLEGTENRISVARRDFIQAVQAYNTEIRTFPGRLWHSVMYSDLPIRANFEATSADADKAPQVKF; this is encoded by the coding sequence ATGCAAGCAGCACAAGGTTACCGTTGGGGCTGGAAGGCCGTGGCATTGATACTGGTGAGCACCGTGCTGAGCGGTTGCGGCATCAACAAGATCCCGACCCTGGACGAACAGGCCAAGGCCGCCTGGGCCCAGGTGCAGAACCAGTACCAGCGGCGCGCCGACCTGATCCCCAACCTGGTGGAAGTGGTGAAGGGCTACGCCGCCCATGAACAGGACACCCTGACCGCCGTGATCGAAGCGCGGGCCAAGGCCACCTCGATCCAGGTGGACGCCAGCACCCTCGACAACCCGGAAAAACTCAAGCAGTTCCAGCAAGCCCAGGACGGCTTGAGCGGTGCACTCAGCCGCTTGATGGTGGTGTCCGAGCGTTACCCGGACCTGAAGGCCAACCAGAACTTCCTGGCCCTGCAGTCCCAGCTTGAAGGCACCGAAAACCGCATCAGCGTAGCCCGCCGCGACTTTATCCAGGCGGTGCAGGCCTACAACACCGAGATCCGCACCTTCCCTGGCCGCCTGTGGCACAGCGTGATGTACAGCGATTTGCCGATCCGCGCCAACTTCGAGGCCACCAGTGCCGATGCCGATAAAGCGCCGCAAGTGAAATTCTGA
- a CDS encoding TPM domain-containing protein yields the protein MGKRAWLLAAVLLAFSLTAQAALNFPALTGRVVDNAQMIDPAVRAQLTQQLQALEQTSGDQIVVVTVPDLQGVPIEDFGYQLGRAWGIGQKGKDNGALLIVARDERKIRIEVGYGLEGVLTDAQSWVIINQVIAPAFKAGNYSKGISDGVAAMLQVVGGDPLAVPAHVSEANFATQNPGISFGLFILLLAVLWLCNRMGLPVGAILLAILSSSGRGGGGGGGGGGGFRGGGGGFGGGGASGGW from the coding sequence ATGGGCAAGCGTGCTTGGCTGCTGGCGGCGGTACTGCTGGCCTTCAGCCTGACTGCCCAGGCCGCCCTGAATTTCCCGGCCCTGACCGGACGGGTGGTCGACAACGCCCAGATGATCGACCCGGCCGTGCGCGCGCAGCTGACCCAGCAATTGCAGGCGCTGGAGCAGACCAGCGGTGACCAGATCGTGGTGGTCACCGTGCCCGACCTGCAAGGCGTGCCCATTGAAGACTTCGGTTATCAACTGGGCCGCGCCTGGGGCATCGGCCAGAAGGGCAAGGACAACGGCGCTTTGCTGATCGTCGCCCGGGATGAGCGCAAGATCCGTATTGAAGTGGGTTACGGCCTCGAAGGCGTACTCACGGACGCGCAGTCCTGGGTGATCATCAACCAGGTGATTGCCCCGGCGTTCAAGGCGGGCAACTACAGCAAGGGCATCAGCGACGGTGTGGCGGCGATGCTGCAGGTGGTGGGCGGCGATCCGCTGGCGGTGCCGGCGCATGTGTCCGAGGCTAACTTCGCCACGCAAAACCCCGGTATTTCCTTCGGCCTGTTTATCCTGCTGCTGGCGGTGTTGTGGCTATGCAATCGCATGGGCCTGCCCGTTGGCGCTATCCTGCTGGCGATTCTCAGCAGCAGTGGCCGTGGCGGCGGGGGAGGCGGCGGTGGCGGTGGTGGTTTCAGGGGCGGCGGCGGTGGTTTTGGCGGCGGTGGCGCCTCGGGCGGCTGGTAA
- a CDS encoding TPM domain-containing protein, which produces MALLSQHEQRQVAEAIARVEQQTDAELVTVLAARADDYAYIPLLWASLLALVVPGIIHYVSGWLSMYTLLLAQWGTFVVLCLVFRLPRVTTRLIPRSVRHWRASNLARRQFLEQHLHHTLGSTGVLIFVSEAERYVEILVDKGISSRLDDSSWDVIVKDFTRQVKQGQTLAGFISCIEACGALLKEHVPVTHARNELPNRLVVLE; this is translated from the coding sequence ATGGCATTACTGAGTCAACACGAGCAACGCCAGGTCGCCGAGGCGATCGCCCGGGTCGAGCAACAGACCGACGCCGAACTGGTGACCGTGCTTGCGGCCCGCGCCGACGACTACGCCTACATTCCGCTGTTGTGGGCCAGCCTGCTGGCGCTGGTGGTGCCGGGGATCATTCACTATGTGTCGGGCTGGTTGAGCATGTATACCTTGCTGCTGGCGCAGTGGGGCACGTTTGTCGTGCTGTGCCTGGTGTTCCGGTTGCCCAGGGTCACCACGCGGCTGATCCCACGTTCTGTGCGGCATTGGCGTGCGTCCAACCTGGCGCGCCGGCAGTTCCTGGAGCAGCACCTGCACCACACGCTGGGCAGTACCGGGGTGCTGATCTTTGTCAGCGAGGCGGAGCGGTATGTGGAAATCCTGGTGGACAAGGGCATTTCCAGTCGCCTGGATGACAGCAGTTGGGATGTGATCGTCAAGGACTTCACCCGCCAGGTGAAGCAAGGCCAGACGTTGGCCGGGTTTATCAGCTGCATTGAAGCCTGTGGGGCGCTGCTCAAGGAGCACGTACCGGTGACCCACGCACGCAATGAGTTGCCGAACCGGTTGGTGGTGTTGGAGTAG
- a CDS encoding class I SAM-dependent methyltransferase, translating to MSATAKPASPAPDHHAQFLELLSASLEQNAFIKLVLAKYVGTEPDLQKLIIKQLTVKDQPCLSFVYRYKSRDITKNFSLADGVAAIAELLPASFKNAHLLSVTDEAQLEYSKKNKSSLFKSKPQQLREAPSAEHNREKNRFLDLTRPFLADLGVTNAKHELIPAMSRKWKQINKFIEVFSHALTTSPLKLDQPVRVADFGSGKGYLTFAIHDYLRNTLNAEGEVTGVELREDMVTLCNNAAARLDHPGLVFKCGDVRSVAPSELDVMIALHACDIATDYAIHTGIRSGASIIMCSPCCHKQIRLQIQSPALLKPMLQYGLHLGQQAEMVTDSLRALFLEACGYETKVFEFISLEHTNKNKMILAVKRAEPVDPAQLLVKIQELKSFYTITEHCLETLLRADGYLA from the coding sequence ATGTCTGCCACCGCTAAACCTGCCAGCCCCGCGCCGGATCATCACGCGCAGTTCCTCGAACTGCTGAGTGCGAGCCTTGAGCAAAACGCCTTTATCAAGCTGGTGCTGGCCAAGTACGTCGGCACTGAGCCTGACCTGCAGAAGCTGATCATCAAGCAACTGACGGTCAAGGATCAGCCTTGCCTGTCCTTCGTTTACCGCTACAAGTCCCGCGACATCACCAAGAACTTCTCCCTGGCTGACGGCGTGGCGGCGATTGCCGAGCTGTTGCCGGCGTCGTTCAAGAACGCGCACCTGCTCTCGGTGACCGACGAAGCCCAGTTGGAATACAGCAAGAAGAACAAAAGCTCGCTGTTCAAAAGCAAGCCGCAACAACTGCGGGAGGCGCCGTCTGCGGAGCACAACCGCGAGAAGAATCGCTTCCTGGACCTTACGCGGCCATTTCTTGCTGACCTTGGCGTGACCAACGCCAAGCATGAGCTGATCCCGGCGATGTCGCGCAAGTGGAAGCAGATCAACAAGTTCATCGAAGTGTTCAGCCATGCGCTGACCACGTCACCGTTGAAGCTGGACCAGCCGGTGCGGGTCGCGGACTTTGGCTCGGGCAAGGGCTACCTGACCTTCGCCATCCACGATTACCTGCGCAACACCCTCAATGCCGAGGGCGAAGTGACCGGCGTGGAATTGCGCGAAGACATGGTGACCCTGTGCAACAACGCCGCCGCCCGCCTGGACCACCCGGGGCTGGTGTTCAAGTGCGGGGATGTGCGCAGCGTCGCGCCCAGCGAACTGGACGTGATGATTGCCCTGCATGCCTGCGACATCGCCACCGACTACGCGATTCACACCGGCATCCGCTCCGGCGCGTCGATCATCATGTGCTCGCCGTGCTGCCATAAGCAGATTCGCCTGCAAATCCAGAGCCCGGCGCTGCTCAAGCCGATGCTGCAATACGGCCTGCACCTGGGCCAGCAGGCGGAAATGGTCACCGACAGTTTGCGGGCATTGTTCCTCGAAGCCTGTGGCTACGAGACCAAGGTGTTTGAGTTCATCTCGTTGGAGCACACCAACAAGAACAAGATGATTCTTGCCGTGAAGCGCGCGGAGCCGGTGGACCCGGCGCAGTTGCTGGTGAAAATCCAGGAGCTGAAGTCGTTCTACACCATCACCGAGCACTGCCTGGAAACTCTGTTGCGGGCGGACGGTTACCTGGCCTGA
- a CDS encoding DMT family transporter, translating into MSSRENTGMALGLLGVIIFSLTLPFTRIVVQEIHPLLNGLGRALFAAVPAAALLLWRRERWPTWRQVRGLTLVIAGVILGFPVLSAWAMQTLPASHGALVNGLQPLCVALYAAWLSHERPSKAFWACAALGSALVLSYALITGAGSIQAGDLLMLGAIAVGGLGYAEGGRLAKEMGGWQVICWALVLSTPVLIGPVAYLALQHQGPISMGTWWAFGYVSLFSQFLGFFAWYAGLAMGGIARVSQIQLLQIFFTIAFSALFFGEHIEPITWLFACGVIVTVMLGRKTSVKPAPAPKASAV; encoded by the coding sequence ATGAGCTCCCGCGAAAATACCGGCATGGCCCTCGGCCTGCTGGGCGTCATCATCTTCAGCCTCACCCTGCCCTTCACCCGTATCGTGGTGCAGGAAATCCACCCGCTGCTCAATGGCCTGGGCCGGGCGTTGTTTGCGGCGGTGCCGGCGGCGGCGTTGTTGCTGTGGCGCCGTGAGCGCTGGCCCACCTGGCGCCAGGTGCGCGGGCTGACGCTGGTGATTGCCGGGGTGATCCTGGGTTTCCCGGTGCTGTCGGCCTGGGCCATGCAAACCTTGCCGGCGTCCCATGGTGCGCTGGTCAACGGGTTGCAGCCGCTGTGCGTGGCGCTGTATGCGGCGTGGCTGTCCCATGAGCGGCCATCAAAAGCCTTCTGGGCCTGCGCGGCGCTGGGCAGCGCGCTGGTGCTGAGTTATGCGTTGATTACTGGGGCCGGCAGTATCCAGGCGGGCGACCTGTTGATGCTCGGGGCGATTGCCGTGGGCGGGCTGGGTTATGCCGAAGGCGGCCGGTTGGCCAAGGAGATGGGCGGCTGGCAGGTGATCTGCTGGGCGCTGGTGCTGTCAACGCCGGTGTTGATCGGGCCGGTGGCCTACTTGGCGCTGCAACACCAAGGACCGATTTCCATGGGCACCTGGTGGGCGTTCGGCTATGTCTCGCTGTTTTCGCAGTTCCTGGGATTCTTTGCGTGGTACGCCGGGCTGGCCATGGGCGGCATTGCCCGGGTCAGCCAGATTCAGCTGCTGCAGATCTTTTTCACCATCGCGTTTTCGGCGCTGTTTTTTGGTGAGCACATCGAGCCGATTACCTGGCTGTTTGCCTGTGGGGTGATTGTGACGGTGATGCTGGGGCGCAAGACCAGTGTGAAACCTGCCCCAGCTCCCAAGGCCAGCGCAGTCTAA
- a CDS encoding DJ-1/PfpI family protein, whose amino-acid sequence MAAKKILMLVGDYVEDYEVMVPFQALLMVGHTVHAVCPDKTAGQTVRTAIHDFEGDQTYSEKPGHLFALNADFAKVDAADYDALLVPGGRAPEYLRLNEKVLQLVKAFDQAGKPIAAVCHGAQLLAAAGILEGRECSAYPACGPEVRLAGGTFIDIPVTDSHVQGNLVTAPAWPAHPSWLAGFLGLLGTRITL is encoded by the coding sequence ATGGCTGCGAAAAAAATCCTGATGCTGGTCGGCGATTACGTCGAAGACTATGAAGTGATGGTGCCGTTCCAGGCGCTGTTGATGGTGGGGCATACCGTGCACGCCGTGTGCCCGGACAAGACCGCCGGCCAGACCGTGCGCACGGCGATCCACGACTTCGAAGGCGACCAGACCTACAGCGAAAAGCCCGGGCACCTGTTCGCCTTGAATGCCGACTTCGCCAAGGTCGACGCCGCCGACTACGACGCGCTGCTGGTGCCCGGTGGCCGTGCCCCCGAGTACCTGCGCCTGAACGAAAAAGTGCTGCAACTGGTGAAGGCATTCGACCAGGCTGGCAAGCCCATCGCTGCGGTGTGCCACGGCGCGCAACTGCTGGCGGCCGCCGGCATCCTGGAAGGCCGTGAGTGCAGTGCCTATCCTGCGTGCGGGCCTGAAGTGCGATTGGCGGGTGGTACGTTCATCGATATCCCGGTGACCGACAGCCACGTTCAAGGCAATCTGGTAACAGCCCCGGCGTGGCCGGCGCACCCAAGCTGGCTGGCGGGTTTCCTCGGCCTGCTGGGCACCAGAATTACCCTGTAA
- a CDS encoding ribbon-helix-helix domain-containing protein, protein MCELYVKADPILYESRSRSLRICGVVTTVRLENQFWDILSEIAEVDGMTTNQLIAKLYEEVMDYRGEVVNFASFLRVSCTRYLSRQRVHAPELSLVNTRGGAQKI, encoded by the coding sequence ATGTGCGAGCTGTACGTCAAGGCCGACCCGATTCTGTACGAGTCCCGCTCGCGCTCCCTGCGCATCTGTGGCGTGGTGACCACCGTGCGCCTGGAAAACCAGTTCTGGGACATCCTCAGCGAAATCGCCGAGGTGGATGGCATGACCACCAATCAGCTGATCGCCAAGTTGTATGAGGAAGTGATGGATTATCGCGGCGAAGTGGTGAATTTCGCTTCGTTTTTGCGGGTGAGTTGTACGCGGTATTTGAGTCGGCAGCGGGTTCATGCGCCAGAGCTCAGCCTGGTTAATACACGAGGTGGCGCGCAGAAGATCTAA